A region from the Musa acuminata AAA Group cultivar baxijiao chromosome BXJ1-10, Cavendish_Baxijiao_AAA, whole genome shotgun sequence genome encodes:
- the LOC103968558 gene encoding uncharacterized protein LOC103968558 codes for MQVTASAHRVHLFSPLSSPALSLPSAKHCRCRNRNAAATTVRMGLREDGPSVAVVGVTGAVGQEFLRVLSDRDFPYRNIRLLASRRSAGKRLTFEDREYTIEELRPESFEGIDIALFSAGGSISKEFGPVAVERGSIVVDNSSAFRMVPEVPLVIPEVNPEAMAHIKLKGRSGKGALIANPNCSTIICLMAATPLHRHAKVVRMVVSTYQAASGAGAAAMEELLQQTHEVLDGKQPTCKIFKQQYAFNLFSHNAAVLSNGYNEEEIKLVKETRKIWNDMDVKVTATCIRVPVMRAHAESVNLQFEKPLDEDTARCILEGAAGVAVIDDRESNHFPTPLDVSNKDDVAVGRIRQDLSQDGNLGLDIFVCGDQIRKGAALNAIQIAEKLL; via the exons ATGCAGGTGACGGCCTCCGCTCACCGTGTACACCTCTTCTCCCCGTTGTCCTCCCCCGCGCTGTCCCTTCCCTCCGCCAAGCATTGCAGATGTCGAAACCGGAATGCGGCCGCCACCACCGTCCGCATGGGCCTCCGGGAGGACGGCCCCTCCGTGGCGGTAGTGGGCGTCACCGGCGCCGTCGGACAGGAGTTCCTCCGCGTCCTGTCCGACCGCGACTTCCCGTACAGAAACATCCGCCTACTCGCCAGCCGCCGCTCCGCCGGGAAGCGCCTCACCTTCGAGGACCGGGAGTATACCATCGAGGAGCTCCGACCGGAGAGCTTCGAAGGGATCGACATCGCTCTGTTCAGCGCCGGTGGGTCGATTAGCAAAGAGTTCGGTCCGGTGGCCGTCGAACGGGGATCGATCGTGGTGGATAATAGTTCGGCGTTTCGGATGGTTCCGGAGGTGCCGCTGGTTATCCCGGAGGTGAACCCGGAGGCGATGGCTCATATAAAACTGAAGGGGAGGTCAGGGAAAGGGGCGCTCATCGCGAATCCTAATTGCTCCACCATTATCTGTTTGATGGCCGCTACGCCTCTCCATCGCCATGCCAAG GTGGTCAGGATGGTTGTCAGCACCTATCAAGCAGCCAGCGGCGCAGGTGCTGCAGCTATGGAAGAGCTCCTGCAGCAAACTCATGag GTCTTGGATGGGAAGCAACCTACATGCAAAATTTTTAAGCAACAG TATGCTTTCAATCTGTTCTCGCATAACGCAGCAGTTCTTTCTAATGGTTATAATGAGGAAGAAATTAAATTGGTGAAGGAAACTAGAAAAATCTGG AATGACATGGATGTCAAAGTGACTGCAACTTGCATACGAGTTCCTGTGATGCGTGCACATGCAGAAAGTGTTAACCTTCAATTTGAAAAGCCACTTGATGAG GATACTGCTAGGTGCATTCTGGAGGGAGCTGCTGGTGTCGCAGTTATCGATGACCGGGAATCCAATCACTTTCCTACGCCCTTGGAT GTGTCAAATAAAGATGATGTGGCTGTGGGACGCATACGACAGGATCTATCTCAAGATGGCAACCTAGG